The DNA region TATCCATTAAATAATGCTAAAAAAATGAGAGGCTTAAACtggggatttatttctatttcaaaatcagCGATTTTATATAAGTGGAGTAAGCTGTAGTTATGATGATGAAGAGTGCCTCTTCCAAAGTTATAAATttcatggccccttggtcagAGGTTTTGGTATTAGGGCAGGGCTCTAATGATTTTAGAGGGTAGGGAGGCGTAATTTCGACCAATTGTTTTTTCTGTACTTAAGATTTGTTCAATTATGTCACTGTAATGCAACAATTTTTCAATagttattttagaatttaaaaagtttattggattaaattaaacaatctcagaatattaaaaatgatttcattagcacaattataatacacatgAATATACATTACAAAAGCCACATTACAGTTACTCAGGTGACTGATaaggcccatgggccttttgTTATTACATGTTTTGATGATTCTAAATTTTCTTGCactatattttacaaaaattagaaGATTTGTTAATCTCTCCATCttcaaaatatcataaattatttatttttatgtaattatAACTAAACTTATTTGTCCTTAGGAATGAGGTTTTACAAATCACTGAGGGGATTGAGGATTTGGGCACCATTCGCTGGGAACTATTAATTTGTCTGGCCATAGCATGGATTGTCATCTTTCTCTGCTTGTGTAAAGGAGTTAAATCCTCTGGAAGGGTAGGTGAAATACTGTACAATATCATATACCTTTGTCTTTGCCTTGccttttacatttgttttaagATAAATTGAAGAATGAATACACTTTAGGTGTCATTTTCAGTACACATTATTATCAACAATGAAAActgtatttttcatcattttgatattatgatccataaaagaataaatatgtgTGCATCATTTATGACATTTTCCTGATAAACCACTATTTTGACCAATCAAATTGCTTATGGTAGCTCAGTGAAAATAAGGTGTACCATAAtacttcagatttttttttttaggttgtaTATGTAACAGCTACCTTCCCCTATCTGGTTCTGACTATTCTGTTTATCCGTGGTGTCACTCTACCTGGGGCAGGGGCAGGGATTTACTTTTATCTGGTGCCCGAGTGGGAAAAACTCCTGACATTCAAGGTTTGTGACACTACAGTGCAGTAGatattgatcaaaatttacatgaTCCATCAGatattcatatcaaaatcatatctaaaacaattgtttatctGAACGTCTCATTGTTTATCTGAACGTCTCTAGGTTTGGGGGGATGCAGCAGTCCAGATTTTCTACTCGGTGGGAATGGCGTGGGGAGGTCTGATCACCATGGCCAGCTTCAACAAATTCAACAACAACTGTTACCGTGACGCTATGATTGTCCCCCTGATTAACTGTGGCACCAGTGTGTTTGCCGGGCTGGTCATCTTCTCTGTGTTAGGATTCATGTCACACGAGACGGGCATTGACATCAAGAACGTCGTCACTCAGGGTACGTccaaataaaatctttaaattttcacatttaCTAGATGATAACtagaataaaacaatataagaACAAATTCATTTACCATATATCAAATTTACGTTAGCAAAATCAGTTTCATTTCCCCCGATCTTAAATTGTATTATAACACATcagatataatgaattacatcTGTTATGAATCAGAATTGTTCATCCCTGGCACTTTGTTATAAGCATGTTCTactgaaattgtttttaaaaatataatttttagaatGTCTAAACTAGAGACATAATTCATTTGCGAGGGTTAAAACACATCTGCGTCATGCTCacttttctgggttttttttcataacagCTTTCTGTTATTAATGTAATTGTCAAAGCAAAAGCTTTTAATTTTTACGTAGAAATCCTGTGGTAATATTGTGTAagacatattttgataatttgtcTCTTGGGATAATTCTCCTGAGGCTCAATTTTGGAGCAATGAACCTTCTTCATTATGATATATGAATCAACAAaggagtacatgtattaaagttATTTGCTGTACCAAGCCTTATAATGCTCTCGGGTTGAATATGAACAACTTGTGGACGTTTGCATTTTAATTCTTGAAGCTGCATGAACAACCTTATAGCCCTAATTATTCAGATTAAATGTTATATGTTTCAAGAAGAAAAGCTAATAGTTTGCTTAATAATGCCTAAGTTAACAAGGTTCTACGCTAACtgcaaaaatgaaagaaaattggCAACATGTATACAGTATTAATTATTGTTTCAATTTCTGTGAACTTGCAGGACCTGGTTTGGCGTTTGTGGCGTACCCTGAGGCAGTAGTCAAGCTCCCCATCTCCCCCCTGTGGGCGGTTCTCTTTTTCCTGATGCTGTTTGCTGTAGGACTAGATACACAGGTAAAATATCGGTTTGTTGCATGGGTTGTGTGTTCATTTGATTAATTAATCACATAATGGTGGCACACACCTTAATAATGGAAAACCTGAGTAGCCTTCAGATATAAACTCAGCTAGTGTGTAGTCTTAAGTGTATGATTTAGATCCCTAGTGATGTTTAGAAGCTGTCTATGCATGAGAAAAAGAGCGTGGTAATATTAGGATTTCATGATATTATTTTCAGAGATGAAATAATCGggtttaattaaattatatgaGAATTGCCAATGCATTTGTCTCATATCACTTCATGCATCATACATCATTCTTGGCTTTGTTGAATTATTTGAATCTTTTATGTTGTTAATGTTTGTGAGTGCATCTGTTGAGTCTGATTTCCTTGCTTTTAACAAAAACATCCGAGTGCAAGTATATTTGTGTTGCTAATTCACTGTATGTCGTTTAATTTAATGCCAgcatatactgtagattcctaattaaaagtgaggaattaatatccatgtaaaattgtaataaGCACTGctcgcaaattttaaaatctcactttggTTTTTCGGACATACGGTATGTGAACTTCACAAAACTATGATTTAAACTTGGCAATAGGGATTTTATGTTATAGCGATTGCAGAATTAAGTACCCATGTAAAagaaggaatctacagtatatgaaTATTTAACATTGTTCCAAAGAGTAATAAAAATACTTCCTCATCCATGAATTGAGCCCATTATGCCTGTTGCTACAAATGAGTATTATGATAACATTACATACCAAACAGAGCCGTGATAAATCAACTAATTAACTTGCAGGGAAGCCATGCCGGTAGTCCCAGTGTTAAAACACCGTACAAACAATAGATAAACTAGGAAATAAATTGATTTACTCATATGTTAGGAACTCACAATAATGATAAAGGTCAGAGACAACAGTGATAAAGGTCAGGGTGATTAAAACATGACATGAGGTCCAGTAAAGGGCACCTGTTGTGTGCCATCTGTCATATGTCAATGATTCTGCATCCTGACAACCTGCACCTGATGTGCTGGCATTGTATGCACAATGGGCTTCATTGCTTTACATAATGTATAGAGGAATATTTAGACTTTATGGTATACAGGAGTTCAAGTATTGGTAGGACAAACAATGAAATAGTTAATATGTTTAGTGTAGGTATATTGGTACATTGATTTCATTCCTATTCAGCACATTAGAACAACATATTCATGCACCTCTGCCCCTTTCTGTAAGTAATATATTAGAATAATAGTGGACCAGCTAGAGAGGTGTGTAGACCGCATGATAATAAAATAGCATGATGCCTCATAATAGGATGCagtacattgtattgaaaatgtTGTAGAATTGTAAATATTCTGAATTGTGCAGAAATGTGgagtatacatttatatatatcttaGAATAAGAGCACCATATGTAGCAGTCCTTGATTGTTTACAGTGTAGCAGGACTGAAGACTATCCTGTTGTGACCATAGCTGATCAATGGACCAGTTTTAGAAATTGATGTAAATTTATAAAAGGAAAAAGGGCTTGCAACAAGTGACTCTTAAATTGTATTGATTTGCTACACTCAGGCTGAACGAGTGTAAGTGATGGGGATGGCAACACGATAACTACAGCACACAAGCTGTGTTTGAATGAGAAAATTGAATTGTTGAATAGAAATTTATCTCTGACATGGTAAATGTTGTAATTCTGTGTATGAAAACTTAGACCCCATATATTCTCTCATTCCTATCATTTTCAAGTGATATGCACCCATTGGAGAATGGACTGGATGCTTAGAGTTgtaaaatgcaattttattttaatgtacacATGCTACCACAACGTAACATGTGTTCAGCTTACGTAGTTAACACTGAAAGTGATAAACCTTCCTGCTTTGCTTCATTCTTTAGTTTGTCTGCTGGCACTAAGTTAATCAATGAATTCATATATAACCCATGCAGGCACCAGAAGCATCGATAATGCTTCCATTCCCACCCCCCTCTTTCCTGATTATTTTTGTAGGAATATGTGGATTCCTTTTGTCTCATCGGTATTTTAGTGGGTgttatcattcatttttttgtcaTCTTCTAGAGatgatcaagattttttttcaacatcagtAACAGGAGTATGAACTATGATTGCATCAATTAAAATATGGATGACAAAGGAAAGAGAATCCACTAACTTCCAGGAATATCAGAAAATGGGAGTGGGGTTGGTAGTATCTTTACTTCAGGTGGTTGTGGATCaatgtttttatgtttgaagAAATATTTCAACAGGTGTGTTTTAATCCTAGCTTACATTATTGATCTGTACGGGTTCTGATAGAAAGTTggtatattttaatgattaccaGCTGGTACATGTGTACAGTTTAATTAAGGTTTTTAACTTATTAGTCCATTTATTATAACAAAGACTGTTGCCTTTGGTGAAACAATCACCTTATAGATAACCTAAGCAACATTTAGTGAATGAGTCCACAGTTGTatgtatttacatataaatgaatttcaaagttTTCCCAGATAAAAGCCTACAGGTCGACCTAGATATATTCTGTCTTTCTAGTATTACATagcatttaaaatgtttttccagTATGGTGTTCttagttgataaaaaaaaaaacatttcatctTGAAAGATTAGAgcttttgtgtttttattatcAGAAAGCCATCATCATGCATCATCATggatatatgtatattatatacattacaaaataatttgtaaaactcCACAGAATCCAAAAATACACCCAAATATTATCCCAATATTTCAGAGTAAATGAATGCTGCCCACAGATGTTGAAGACATTCTGATTGTTAAATATAAGTAAATCTAAGAGTTGAAGCAAAGGTAAGGGAGGTAATTATATGGTTCGGAgagtgtttttttaaatttgttcataTATTTATGCAAATGTGGATTGTGATTTGGGTTATATAtggtatttttatatatagactcttagaaaaacaaattgaaatgcGTGTTTGGTTTATTTTTTGTCTAGGATTCTGGTGAAACTTGATAAAGGAAGACCTTGTGATCAACGTCTTTATATCCCCATGGCAACCTGGTCCAGTCTGAAGATATCAACTTGTGCCTTATTTTATTTTGCCCAATGTGTATGagtaaagaaattttcaaaaaagaagaaaaaacgaTTCAAACATCAAAATAATAGCAGTTTACCAAAAATTCAgacttttcaattttctttagatctgtttttaattttattatttttataccgTCAAATTTGGTGCAAAAATTTTGGAGCTTTTATCAGGATCCTTTGATTTGGCAGTTTTGGAATTTTAAATAGCTCGTGTATATTGGGCATGTAAGTTTTAACACCCTTTCATTTTGTTGTAGGTTGATAACAATGCAacttaaaatatgtaaatgtcaaaaaaaacaaaatattaacttgTTAATTGTACATCTCTTGTCACAATGTTATAGCAAAGATTCATCCACATAGGTTTTGTTGATGGGATATACAAGGTCtttgttaaaatgaaacattGGTAATCAGTAACTTGATTCTTTCTTActctttgtcaaaattttacatttttcaaaatcatacaTAGGCATGAGTttgttataaatcattttttgaattaaaaattaatttgaataccAATAATTTTTCAGCTTTGTAAAGACCTTGTAAAAACTGTTGATTTCCTTTGCACATGAATCAAACCTTTTAAGTCGAACACTTAATAAAATTGTGACATTTCGATTGGCTTTAGTATTTAGGTTTAATGGTATTGAAATActaaatccaatttttttcaaaaatattttcactaAAATAAAACAGGAATTAAGAATAGAGAAGTTGTGCAAAGGAAGTAAACAGGATTAGGGCCTTTTGACATACAATCAATCTGAGAATTGATTCAGAATTCTGTGCTCAGGGTTTTGTAATGTTCTTGGTTCTTTGATGAATGACATTTGACCCTGCACTCATAGGTATTGCCAGGAATGATTTCACTTGGAATTTCTCTTTTAATTCTCATCCAAAATGCATGTGTTTGAATCCTGACATTGGGACGTTTTTAACCACATTAAGCATTCAGGAACTCatagttttaaacaattttgtacCTCGACCAAAATTCGttacaataaaatttttaagtatTCTCAAAATTAGTGCCGAAGATCTTCCtgaattcttttgtaaaaccagtttcttttttgaatatgtatcattatttgaatgttgACACTGTTACCTTCGATCTTATAGTTTGGAATGTTTGAGACCATGACTAGTGCCTTCATCGACGAATTTCCACATCTACTGAAAAACAGGAAGGTCTTGTTCACAGCATTTTTCTGCTTCATCGAATTTTTGTTGGGAATTCCATGTGTAATGCAGGTAACTATTACATATCTGTaggaaaaaatgttcaattctcttgttaagttaaataaaaaattcatggTAATGGGCCTTACATCTTTCACAAAACGGAGGACATTATTTGCTTGTAAATTAAAAACCCTTCAGTGTTTAGCATTTTTCTGTTACCAGAAAGCCtgcacaaattaaaaaaagatttttgtttttttacaatattcttTAGACATGAAGCAATGTTTCTAAGTCACACAATTAACTAAGCTCAGTCAAGTTTTATCTTGTGTTCATTTACATTATGAATATACACATTCATTCCTTATTCTTTAATTAACCAATTCTTCAATTTTAGTTCCAAGTCCTTTCTATCCTTTATCAGATAAATTTCTTCTCTGGTTAGATTTGAATAACAATGTAAAGGAAGTATCTACTATTTACTTAGTTAACCCTATCAATGGAACAGGCCTTCAAATTATGTTGACAAGATGTTATTTAAGGAGGTGAGGTTACAAATCTGTCAGGAAATGCGTGTTAACAGGAAATtacacatcattttaaaagaagagggaaaaaaacaatgtgacaaaataatttcttactTACATTAGCCTTAGAGCTTGACTGTGTATTAGTCTGCATATAAAGGTTCAATCTTGCCGCGCTCCTACTAGCACTAGCAAGTGGGATAACCCTTTAGCTCAGTCGGTAATGTGTTGGTTTTTAAACTGAAGGGTCCTGAGTTCGAGTCTAGTTGTGGTCCTTCCTCCTCTTCTATTACAATATCACCCAACAAAATAACCCACGTGGGGTAGAAATCTCAAAAGAAAAGAGGGAAGAGTGTAATAGTGTGTATATAAAGGCTCAATACTGCCGCGCTTCATCTAGCACTAGgtagtgggttaaccctttagctcagTCAGAAGAGCGttggtttttaaactgaaaGGTTCCGAGTTCGAGTCTAGTTGTGGTTCTTCCTCCTCTTCTATTACAACTGcctcaggttttttttttttttttagaattgctgaaatatgaatattttcttattattcttagATTAATGTGTgatagaatagaaataaagacCACAACTAGGCTCAAACCATAGACCAAGACCAATACTCCACTGACTGATCATGGGCGAAAGGGATAGCTAGTGCTAGCAGGAGCAGGGCCTGTTATACACACTAtctcatcccccccccccccccccccccccccccccccaatgtaaCAGCTGGAGTAGGAACTAGGGATGGCCACACTTACTACCAAGTAAGCTAAAGGATAGTGCTAGTAGCAGTGTGGCAGTACTGAGCTTATTATACACCAGTtatacaaactacatgtatccaaaatatttaagttttaatGTTACAGTATTTGCCAAAATCTAAAATCCAGTCCTACAAAAACATGCCTTAAACATGGTTACTAAAAGATATATCATATAGGTCCTTAATTGTCTCCATTCATTGTAGGGAGGAATCTACGTGCTCCAGATCATGGATTGGTACTGTGCTACATTCTCTCTGATGTTGCTCTCCTTGACTGAATGTGTTGTTATTGCTTGGATTTATggtaagtctctctctctctctttcataaTTGTGGAACTCTTTCTGTTGTGGATAGCCTCctattttgttattattaaacAAAGTTTACAATTCCTAATGGAATATTTTTCCATTTCAGGTACTGACAGGTTTTACAAAGACATCGAGCTTATGATTGGCTTTCAGCCATGTTTGTGGTGGAAGATTTGCTGGAAGTTCATCACCCCAGTTACTATTGCTGTACGTGACTCATCAtaataaaagtagaaaaacaagaCAGATCTCCTATCagcatttaaatgatgataattATCTGTCAAGTCTGGTATTTAGAGGAGGATACAATATGTAATATTGATGAAAACATAGTTGTTTTGAACAGTATTAATGACGTATTTCACAGATATTTTAAAACGTTGTTTTCTGAACTTTCTtgtgaaaaatttaaaactagTTTTAACTAGTTAGTACCAGTATTGTATTGATTGCAAAAGACATAAGTAGTAAATTGCCTGAAGAATTTATGATGCTActgattatttttacaaaatgtgtgATTAAATAAGGATAATCAGTCGAAAACTAGCGCAAGTTTTGTGCGCTgtaaattgaactttttaacatgtaAGGTACTGTAGCTTCCAGGTTGTCCAtctgatttttttcagaccgggagctacagacctggaGCTAAGTCTCCAATAGCAATAATCACCTTCAAATGTGAACATACTGGTACATCACAAAAGCAAATCTTCTGATAATTTTCAGAATGAGATGCACACTACACCTTTCAAGATTTTGATGATTTCATGTTTGTTTTGTTCAtacaaatcaaatgaaattcacaatttcaattgacaaaataaattgtCTTGGATTATGccatgtttgatatttttttcactgcAAGAAAACTTTTGACTTTAATGCTGCTAATGTACTCCAACAACCAGATTTATTTGCATGcgtataaaaattgattttctgaAGTGACAGTCTACTGGGAAAATACTGTTATAAGtcaaaagtattttgattaggTTATTACTTTCTCGAAGGAAAACATTGATTTAACATATTCACACAgaagtataatacatgtacttgtatattaaGATTAtgaaacaatctttttttttttgcacagtTTGTTTGGCTGTTCAGTGTTACCCAGCTAAGTCCTGTGACCTATGGT from Crassostrea angulata isolate pt1a10 chromosome 7, ASM2561291v2, whole genome shotgun sequence includes:
- the LOC128192775 gene encoding sodium- and chloride-dependent glycine transporter 1-like; the protein is MNEMVKKGDICFDEKFSKEEMVQQSLMETDTSSSGGSSETGDENVGRGNWVGRLDFLLSCIGYAVGLGNIWRFPYLCYQSGGGAFLIPYVIFLVLCGMPLFFLEISYGQFASLSPISVWKMSPLFKGVGYGMVIISGIVCVYYNIIITWTIYFLYHSLRAVLPWSTCNNAWNTENCYVRGESVWTNSTVNTTMGYNTTGVNMTGLLLPSGIANGTSNGTSDLAGRITASEEFWQNEVLQITEGIEDLGTIRWELLICLAIAWIVIFLCLCKGVKSSGRVVYVTATFPYLVLTILFIRGVTLPGAGAGIYFYLVPEWEKLLTFKVWGDAAVQIFYSVGMAWGGLITMASFNKFNNNCYRDAMIVPLINCGTSVFAGLVIFSVLGFMSHETGIDIKNVVTQGPGLAFVAYPEAVVKLPISPLWAVLFFLMLFAVGLDTQFGMFETMTSAFIDEFPHLLKNRKVLFTAFFCFIEFLLGIPCVMQGGIYVLQIMDWYCATFSLMLLSLTECVVIAWIYGTDRFYKDIELMIGFQPCLWWKICWKFITPVTIAFVWLFSVTQLSPVTYGKYEYPDGAIVIGWMLGLVSLMPIPICAILAILREKGSFYERIKKLVHHTDDWGPAVEKHRVRYLQSLQNSQESLDSVMCHLY